Below is a genomic region from Spongiibacter nanhainus.
AGTCTTTCTTAATCGGATCGGCCACAGCGATAATCGCTGCAAGTTGATTATCAATAGCGAAATACATCGGTGTTTTAGCCTCGGCGGCCAACGCCTGGGCCTTTTCGACAAAATCACCGAGCTCAATGGTGCGCTCGCGCATGAGCTTTTCATTGCCGAATAACAGTGTTTTTCCGTCCACCTCCGCCTGCACACCGTGGCCGGCAATGGCGTTAAAATTGGACACCTTGCCCATTTCGATCCCTCTTTCCTGAGCACTTTCAACAATAGCCATGGCCAACGGATGCTCAGAGCCGGATTCAAGCGTTGCTGCCAATCGCAACACCGCCTGCTCATCATACTCACCCGCCACCAGTACATCGGTGACCTTCGGTGCACCCAGGGTAATGGTGCCGGTTTTATCCAGAATCATCGCCGTTATCTTCGACGCGGTTTGCAGGGCTTCTCCGTTGCGAATCAGCACGCCCGCCTCTGCGGCCTTACCCACACCCACCATCACCGACATCGGCGTGGCCAGCCCCAGCGCACAGGGACAGGCGATAATCAATACAGTCGTGGCCGATACTATGGCAAATGCCACCGCCGGTTCCGGTCCAAAATTAAGCCAGGTCAAGGCACTCACCACAGCAATAATCATCACCACCGGTACAAAATATGCCGAGATGACATCAGCCAAACGACCAATCGGCGGCTTGGAGTTTTGTGCGCGCTTGACCATATTGATGATTTGCGCCAGCGCCGTGTCTTTACCAACGCGGGTAGCTTTAAACAAAATTGAGCCGGATTTATTGATGGTGCCCGCCGCTACGGTATTCCCAGTGGCTTTTTCAACCGGCATCGGCTCGCCGGTGAGCATGGATTCGTCAATCGCCGTATGCCCTTCAACCACTTCACCATCGACGGGAATTTTTTCACCTGGGCGCACGCGGACCACATCGTTCAGTAGAACCTGTTCGATAGCGATATCCAGTTCTTTGTCATCGCGAATAACCCGCGCCGTTTTCGCCTGCAATCCAATCAGGCGCTTAATAGCCTCAGAGGTACGACCGCGGGCTTTCAATTCCAGGGCAAGACCGAGATCGATTAAACCAATAATCATCGCGGTCGCCTCGAAATAAACATGGCGCGCCATTTCCGGCACCAAGTGAGGAACAAACACCACCACCATCGAATACACCCACGCCGTACCTGTGCCTAAAGCAATCAAGGTATCCATATTGGCCGAGTGATTTTTAAAGGATTGCCAGGCACCGACATAAAAGTGTTTGCCAGAGAACACCATCACCGCAAGTGTCAGTAATCCAACAGCCAACCAGGCAATGCGCCCACCAGTGCTTGTTACCGTCATTTCGCCGACTACGATGCTGTAAATCATCAGCGGCACGCCCAGACTGAGGGCGATGGTCATTTCCCGCATCAGTCGTTTGTAGTAAGCCCAATCAGCTTTTTCTTTTTCCTCCAATGCATCGTCTTCATTGTCAGCAAGGCTGATTTTGGCGTTATAACCGGCGCCCTCAACGGCTTTTATCAATTGCTCGGCAGGCGCCGAACCGAACACGCTAACGGTTCGCTGAGCGAAATTCATTTCCGCGTTTTCCACACCCGGTATCGCTTTTAGGGCGGATTCGATTTTTCCCACACAGCTGGCACAACCAGCGCCTTCGATCATCAGTTCCTGGCTTACTGCGCTGCCGCCATGAACATGATGGTGGTGATGCTGGCCAGTTTCCGTACGTTCATGACAGGATGGATTGCCAGATTCCGTGTTTGTTGAACTCATATCCATACTCCTGGTTTACTTGACAGCAACTAGCGAATGAGCGTTGCGGGAAAACCCACACGATCCAACGCATCGGTAAGGTTTTTTGGTTCAACCACACCAATGACTGAAGCGACGCCCGTTGCCAGGTCCATCGACACTTCGCTAACCCCTGCAACGGATTTCAACGTCTGCTCGATACTTTTCACGCAACCACCGCAGGTGGCACCCTGAACCTGTAAACGATGAAGAGGAAGAGACGTATCGCTAACGCTGCGGATATCTCGGGCTTCAGCAGAAACGGATGATTTGCCGGCGCAGCAACAACCACCTCGGTGTTGACCCGCACTTGGCGTTTTGTGTGTATTCATAACCTATCCTCCGCAGTGAATTCTTCGATCAGATGACAAAGCATATGGCCCGTTGGCGCCTTATCCGGCTTTTGACTCCACTCCAACACAGCCTGTTGCATGCGATCCCGCAATTTCAACGTTTCCCTAAGCTGTCGCTCGGTTTCATGCAGGCGCTGATCAATCAAGCGGCGCACCGTTGGGCAAGGAGACTTTTTCTTGTCCGCATGGGCGAGAATCTCCTGAATATCCTCTACCGAAAATCCCAACTGTCGGGCACTCAGCACGAACCGTAAGCGATTAACATCTTTATCACTGTATTCCCGGTAACCATTGGCCTTGCTTTTTGTGGGATTCAAAATCTTGATCCGGGTATAAAACCGCACCGTATCGGCCGTAACCCCTAAACGCCTGGCCATTTCGATAACTTTCACACAGCCCTCCTCGCAGCTCAGTCTGACTATCACAGGATTCAGATTAACCCCGAGGATCTGTTCCTTGCCTTGATATGAGTCAATCATCAGTTCTAAACCCGAGAGTAAATCCGAAGTATTTATCCGGCTTTTTGTCACCTTACACCTGTGTCCAAGACACAGGTCAAGCAATTTTTAACAGTCTTCCACTTTTGATTTTCAATATTTCAATCACCCTGAATCTGGCTGTATTTGTCTCGGTCGGTACCGATCAATTGTCTGTCCGCCAGCTTACGTATGAAAAAAAGCAAAGTGCCGATCATAGGAAAACATCCGGCCTATCCTAGGGCTGGGTACCTGACGGTAAGGTGACTCGTTCATTACATTGCTGTAATGGCCTTGTAAGTTCTTCGTCCAGCTATTCATCTACCTTGCCCTGCTTCCAAAGCAAATAAACCGCCGGCAATACCAACAATGTCAATACCAAAGCACTGAGCATGCCCCCCACCATAGGTGCAGCAATTCTGCTGACCACTTCCGCCCCTGTACCGGTACTGAACATGATCGGCAGTAAGCCGACAATAGTAGAGACTGTCGTCATCATCACCGGTCTAACACGTAAGCCTGCACCGTGAAGAACAGCTTCCCGTAATCCTTTCATACTCGGTGTGATGCCCCGCTCCTCACACTGAAGCAAGAAAAGCGTATGTGCCTGGTTGAGATAGACCAGCATAATGACGCCAATTTCTACCGCCACGCCCGCCAACGCGATAAAACCCACACCCACAGCAACGGAAAAGTTGTAACCAAGCAAATACATCAACCAGATGGACCCAATCATTGCCAGTGGTAAGGTGCCCATAATGATGGCGACCTCGGCAACACTGCGGAAATTTAAATAGAGCAGCACGATGATAATTGCCAGAGTCAGAGGCACCACGTAGGAGAGCTTCTCTTTGGCCCGCAACATGTATTCATACTGTCCCGACCAATTCAGGGAGTAGCTTGTTGGTAGTTCGACCTGATCGGCCACCACTTTCATAGCGTCTTCCACATAACTGCCGACATCCACTCCGTCGATATCGACAAAGGTCCAACCATTAAGACGGGCGTTTTCACTCTTGATGGCAGGCGGCCCGTCTTCAACATAAACACGAGCAACATCCCCCAATGCAATGCGCTGACCACTGGTCGTGACAATAGGCAGCAGAGCTAACTGCTCGGGAGAGTTGCGATAATCTTGTGGGTAACGCAGGTTGACGGGGTAACGTTCCAGCCCTTCGATAGTCTGCGCTACGTTCATACCGCCTATAGCGGTGGCAACCACTTGCTGCACATCGGCGATATTGAGGCCATAGCGTGCGGCTTTTTCTCGCTGAATATCCACCTTGATATAACGGCCACCCGCTACTCGCTCGGAATATACTGAGGCTGTGCCAGGTACATCTTTGAGCACCTGCTCCAAACGCTTGCCGATTTTTTCGATCTCCTTGAGGTCGGGGCCAGCCACCTTAATACCCACCGGGGTTTTTATACCGGTAGCCAGCATGTCGATGCGGGTTTTGATGGGCATCACCCAGGCATTGGTCAAGCCGGGAAACTTCACCAGCGCATCAAGCTCCTTCTTGAGTTTGTCGGTGGTCATGCCATCGCGCCACGCCTCTCTGGGTTTCAACTGAATAAAGGTTTCAATCATGGTTAGCGGCGCCGGATCTGTAGCAGTTTCAGCCCGTCCAATTTTGCCAAATACGGTTTCTACTTCCGGAACTGTGGCAATCAGCTTGTCAGTCTGTTGCAGGATTTCCCGCGCCTTGCCGATGGACAGGCCCGGATAGGTAGTGGGCATGTACATCAGGTCGCCTTCATCCAGATCGGGTATGAATTCGCTGCCAATCTTGTTAAGCGGCCAGATCCCAACAAGAAACACAACGCCAGCCATGGCGAGTGTGATTTTTGGAAAGCGCAAAACACCCTTGAGCAGCGGCATATAGCCTGCAATCAGCAACCTGTTGATGGGGTTTTTTCTCTCGGCGACCACCTTGCCCCTGATAAAATACCCCATCAACACCGGCACCACTGTCACTGCCAACGCGGCGCTGGCGGCCATGGCATAGGTTTTAGTGAAGGCTAGGGGACTAAACATTCGGCCTTCCTGAGCCTCCAGGGTAAATACCGGCACAAAGCTGACGGTGATAATCAGCAGACTGAAAAACAATGCCGGGCCGACTTCGCTGGCAGACTCTGCCACCACTTTCCAACGGTTCTCTGGCGTCAACGGCGTACGTTCCATATGCTTATGCATATTTTCAATCATCACAATCGCACCATCTATCATGGCACCGATGGCAATCGCGATTCCTCCAAGGGACATAATGTTTGCATTAATGCCTTGCCAGTACATCACAATAAAGGCCGTCAGGATTCCCAGCGGCAGGCTAACGACTGCCACCAGTGATGACCTGACATGAAATAAGAAAATGACACAGATCAACGCGACGATAGCAAGCTCTTCAACCAGACTTTTCCATAAACTGTCAATGGCGCTAGAGATCAATCGAGATCGGTCGTAAACCGTGACAATTTCTACGCCTTCCGGCAAACCCACCTTGAGTTTTTCCAACTTTGCTTTGACGCCATCAATGGTTTTCTGGGCATTCTCGCCAAAGCGCATGACGACAATCCCACCTACCACTTCTCCCTCACCATTAAGTTCAGCAATACCACGGCGCATTTGCGGACCCAGTTCAATATCGGCCACATCCTTTAATAACAGCGGTGTGCCATTCATATCCAAACCCAGAGGAATGGTTCTCAGATCGTCAATACCCTGGATATAGCCACTGGCACGCACCATATATTCCGCTTCACTCATCTCCACAACAGAAGCACCAACTTCCTGATTACCACGTTGGATGGCCATCTGGATATGAGAGAGAGGAATATTAAAAGCACGAAGCTTGTCCGGATTTACTTTGACCTGATACTGTTTGACCATACCGCCAAGCGCAGAGACTTCTGACACCCCCGGCACCGTTTGCAGTTCGTATTTCAAAAACCAATCCTGCAGGCTGCGCAACTGACTGATGTCGTGCTGACCAGTTCTATCTACCAACGCGTAGAGATAAACCCATCCCACGCCAGTCGCATCCGGTCCCAATTGTGGTCTGGCACTGGGTGGCAGCGTCGGCGCCACCTGCGACAGGTATTCCAATACCCGCGAGCGGGCCCAGTAAGCATCGGTATCTTCATCAAAAATGACATAGACATAGGAGTCGCCAAAAAACGAGTAGCCGCGTACGGTGACCGCACCCGGTACTGACAACATGGCAGTAGTCAGCGGATAGGTGACCTGATCTTCCACCACCTGCGGCGCCTGCCCCGGATAACTGGTTTTGATAATCACCTGCACGTCCGACAAATCGGGAATAGCATCTACCGGTGTATTTTTAAGGGACCAGCCACCAATTCCCACCAACATCAAAGTGGCCAGCAGCACAAAAAAACGGTTATGAACGGACCAGCGAATAATGGATTCAATCATGCTTTACTCCCCGTCACCTGAGTGCTGTTGCTGATTGGAGTGATCCATCTTTGAATGATCAACCGTGTTAGGTTCCTTACCATCCTGGTTCATTTGTGCATGATTCATCTGGCTGTGATCCATTTCGGAGTGATCCATCTCACCGTGATTCATCTGACTATGATCCAATTTCTCTTCGTCCTCCGAAGATATGTCCTCCTCACTCTCGCCACTCATAATATGTGTGCCAGTCATTTCATACTGCCCGTTATCGAGCTTGGTAATTTCCATGTGCAGCTGAGTACCAAGTGTTAACGCCTCAAAATTAACTTTTGGATTAACCTGAAAATCCATGGTCATTTCTGGCCATTCCCAAGCATCAATCGCTTCATGCTTGACTGTCACCATTCGATGATTCGGCATCACGCTCTTGATCGTGGCGGCAACCCAAACTGAGCTAGGCTGATCTTCGCCGTGGTGCATCCGCTTAAAGTCTGAGGTTTTGCTGGATTCGGAATCAATCAGGAACTGGGCAGACGTAACAATGCGCTCACCGTCTTTTAAACCAGAAAGGATTTCCACCTTATCTTCACCAATTCTGCCTACCTTCACTGCGATGGACTTAAAACGCCCTTCACCTTTTGCCAATACCACTCTTGATTGGCTACCGGTACGAATCAGTGCTTCACGGGGAATGAGTAAAGTCTCCCGCGAGGGCTTGGTAACTATTGTCATTTGCGCAAACATGCCCGGCCTCAGGAATCTATCCGAGCTGTCAAAATGCACCCTAACCTGAGCGGTACGCGTTTTGGCGTTCAGAGAGGGGTAAATATAATCAACATTTCCTTTCCACTCGCGACCGGGTAAATAATCCAGTCGCATGCGCACTGCATCACCCACTTGCACACTGGCCGCCTGCCGTTCAAATATTTCACCAATCACCCAGATATGCTCCAGTTGGCCTATGGCCATCATCTCCATACCCGGCTTAACAAACATCCCTTCCCGAGTGTTCAGATTATCCAATACCCCAGATTGAGGTGCGGTGATGGTAATGGTCTGACTAACCTTGCCGGATTTTTTTAGGCGATTGATTTCTGAATGAGGCACTTGCAAGGCCGATAGCCGCTCCATGGCAGCCGTTATTAGTGTTGGATTATTTCGTTTTAATGCCAGCAACAGTTCTTCCTGGGCATTGACCAAAGTCGGCGAATACAACGCATACAGCGGCTCACCCTGTATAACCGGATCACCCGCAGCTTTGACATGGAGCTTTTCGATCCAACCCTCCACCCGTGGATGAATGTGAACAAGGCGATCTTCATCGTATTGCACATAACCCACTGTACTGATGGTTAGATCCAAACGCCCCCGAGTGACAGGGGCTGTACGTACCCCCAGATTGTTAACTACATCCGGAGAGATGGTGACTGTGCCAATCTCCTGATCGCCGACCGCGTCTTTATACACAGGTATCAGATCCATCCCCATAGGAGATTTACCCGGATTATCGCGCTTATAGTTGGGGTCCATCGGCGCGACCCAGTAGAGTGGTTTTTTCTCGGCAGCAACGTCATCACTGCCTGTGGTCTCTTTCATACGCCATAGGGCCGAGTAGTGCGAAAGGGTCGCTGTCGCAATCAACAAGGCAACTGTAATGAAAAAAGATTTATTCAATTGAATCTTCATGGGGTTAATCCTTCAGCGTGTTCTCTGCTGGTGGCGGGAAACGGTTCTGAACCATTTTTGGACAAGAGGTAATTCAACTCGGCAATCATCTTCAGCCGATCAATCCTGATCGTTAAAAAGTCGATCTTGGCATTTAACTCAGCAATGCGGGCGCGCACCGCTTCGGCAAAGTCGCCGTCGTCGTTGTTGTAGGCGGCCAGGGCAGCTTCGGCCTGCTCTGACATTTGCGGCAATAACTGCCCGGCGTAGAGCGCGCGACGATCATTCAGGCGCTGTAGCTGTACCAAGGCCGTATCCAGTTCCGCCATCAGCTTTCGCGCCATCAGTAACTTGTCAGTTTTTATGGCCTCAGCCCGGGAAGTGGCCGCACTGACGTCTTTATCCTGTCGCTTGCCGGTGAAAAGCGGCAGGTCAAAGGTCACACCGACAGAAAAAAAATCAGCCCGGTCACGCCCCATGGGATCATCGTCCCTATAGCCATATTGGGCGGAAAGACCCCACTCAGGTTTATATTTCTGGCGCGCTAATTCGACCCCGGTCTCCATGGCATCAA
It encodes:
- a CDS encoding heavy metal translocating P-type ATPase, with translation MIEGAGCASCVGKIESALKAIPGVENAEMNFAQRTVSVFGSAPAEQLIKAVEGAGYNAKISLADNEDDALEEKEKADWAYYKRLMREMTIALSLGVPLMIYSIVVGEMTVTSTGGRIAWLAVGLLTLAVMVFSGKHFYVGAWQSFKNHSANMDTLIALGTGTAWVYSMVVVFVPHLVPEMARHVYFEATAMIIGLIDLGLALELKARGRTSEAIKRLIGLQAKTARVIRDDKELDIAIEQVLLNDVVRVRPGEKIPVDGEVVEGHTAIDESMLTGEPMPVEKATGNTVAAGTINKSGSILFKATRVGKDTALAQIINMVKRAQNSKPPIGRLADVISAYFVPVVMIIAVVSALTWLNFGPEPAVAFAIVSATTVLIIACPCALGLATPMSVMVGVGKAAEAGVLIRNGEALQTASKITAMILDKTGTITLGAPKVTDVLVAGEYDEQAVLRLAATLESGSEHPLAMAIVESAQERGIEMGKVSNFNAIAGHGVQAEVDGKTLLFGNEKLMRERTIELGDFVEKAQALAAEAKTPMYFAIDNQLAAIIAVADPIKKDSIAAIKRLQHNGIRVVMLTGDNRATAKAVAEKAGIKEFFAEVLPEEKSKKVQKLQMEGEVVGMTGDGINDAPALAIANVGFAIGTGTDVAIESADITLMRGSLHGLADAIAVSKATLRNIKQNLFGAFIYNVAGVPFAAGVLYPFFGLLLSPVIAGAAMAFSSLTVVTNANRLRFFKAQEH
- a CDS encoding heavy-metal-associated domain-containing protein, coding for MNTHKTPSAGQHRGGCCCAGKSSVSAEARDIRSVSDTSLPLHRLQVQGATCGGCVKSIEQTLKSVAGVSEVSMDLATGVASVIGVVEPKNLTDALDRVGFPATLIR
- a CDS encoding MerR family transcriptional regulator, coding for MKVIEMARRLGVTADTVRFYTRIKILNPTKSKANGYREYSDKDVNRLRFVLSARQLGFSVEDIQEILAHADKKKSPCPTVRRLIDQRLHETERQLRETLKLRDRMQQAVLEWSQKPDKAPTGHMLCHLIEEFTAEDRL
- a CDS encoding efflux RND transporter permease subunit — its product is MIESIIRWSVHNRFFVLLATLMLVGIGGWSLKNTPVDAIPDLSDVQVIIKTSYPGQAPQVVEDQVTYPLTTAMLSVPGAVTVRGYSFFGDSYVYVIFDEDTDAYWARSRVLEYLSQVAPTLPPSARPQLGPDATGVGWVYLYALVDRTGQHDISQLRSLQDWFLKYELQTVPGVSEVSALGGMVKQYQVKVNPDKLRAFNIPLSHIQMAIQRGNQEVGASVVEMSEAEYMVRASGYIQGIDDLRTIPLGLDMNGTPLLLKDVADIELGPQMRRGIAELNGEGEVVGGIVVMRFGENAQKTIDGVKAKLEKLKVGLPEGVEIVTVYDRSRLISSAIDSLWKSLVEELAIVALICVIFLFHVRSSLVAVVSLPLGILTAFIVMYWQGINANIMSLGGIAIAIGAMIDGAIVMIENMHKHMERTPLTPENRWKVVAESASEVGPALFFSLLIITVSFVPVFTLEAQEGRMFSPLAFTKTYAMAASAALAVTVVPVLMGYFIRGKVVAERKNPINRLLIAGYMPLLKGVLRFPKITLAMAGVVFLVGIWPLNKIGSEFIPDLDEGDLMYMPTTYPGLSIGKAREILQQTDKLIATVPEVETVFGKIGRAETATDPAPLTMIETFIQLKPREAWRDGMTTDKLKKELDALVKFPGLTNAWVMPIKTRIDMLATGIKTPVGIKVAGPDLKEIEKIGKRLEQVLKDVPGTASVYSERVAGGRYIKVDIQREKAARYGLNIADVQQVVATAIGGMNVAQTIEGLERYPVNLRYPQDYRNSPEQLALLPIVTTSGQRIALGDVARVYVEDGPPAIKSENARLNGWTFVDIDGVDVGSYVEDAMKVVADQVELPTSYSLNWSGQYEYMLRAKEKLSYVVPLTLAIIIVLLYLNFRSVAEVAIIMGTLPLAMIGSIWLMYLLGYNFSVAVGVGFIALAGVAVEIGVIMLVYLNQAHTLFLLQCEERGITPSMKGLREAVLHGAGLRVRPVMMTTVSTIVGLLPIMFSTGTGAEVVSRIAAPMVGGMLSALVLTLLVLPAVYLLWKQGKVDE
- a CDS encoding efflux RND transporter periplasmic adaptor subunit produces the protein MKIQLNKSFFITVALLIATATLSHYSALWRMKETTGSDDVAAEKKPLYWVAPMDPNYKRDNPGKSPMGMDLIPVYKDAVGDQEIGTVTISPDVVNNLGVRTAPVTRGRLDLTISTVGYVQYDEDRLVHIHPRVEGWIEKLHVKAAGDPVIQGEPLYALYSPTLVNAQEELLLALKRNNPTLITAAMERLSALQVPHSEINRLKKSGKVSQTITITAPQSGVLDNLNTREGMFVKPGMEMMAIGQLEHIWVIGEIFERQAASVQVGDAVRMRLDYLPGREWKGNVDYIYPSLNAKTRTAQVRVHFDSSDRFLRPGMFAQMTIVTKPSRETLLIPREALIRTGSQSRVVLAKGEGRFKSIAVKVGRIGEDKVEILSGLKDGERIVTSAQFLIDSESSKTSDFKRMHHGEDQPSSVWVAATIKSVMPNHRMVTVKHEAIDAWEWPEMTMDFQVNPKVNFEALTLGTQLHMEITKLDNGQYEMTGTHIMSGESEEDISSEDEEKLDHSQMNHGEMDHSEMDHSQMNHAQMNQDGKEPNTVDHSKMDHSNQQQHSGDGE